TTAATAGGAATGATATCGTACGGCATATCAAGGTTTTTGGCAAGTTGTACGGCATCATCTACGGAATGATCAGAGGAAAACTGTGATGGCATCAGCAAGACTCTCACGTTTTCAGCACCCAAGGCTCTCGCCGCCAAAACAGCCGTAACCGCAGAATCGATTCCTCCCGATAAACCCAATACTGCTTTCGTAAATCCAAGTTTTCTGAAATAATCTCCGATACCCATCACCAGGGCATCATGAATCAGTTTAATTTTTATTTTCTCTGATTCATTTTCTTTGCCGCCTGTGATAACTTCATCAAGTTTATAGTGTCGAACACACTCTTCAAAGTAAGGTAATTCATCATAAACTTTTCCGTCCTGTGATACAACTAAGCTTCCCCCGTCAAAAATCAACTCTGTCTGTGCTCCGCAATGATTGATATAAAACATTGGAATCCCGTATCGGGCGACATTGGCTTTTACAATATGAATTCTGTTAGTTGCCTGATTGTAATGAAAAGGTGACGCAGACACATTAACGATAAAATCCGGTTTTTCAGACATCATTTCATCCAATGGAATAATTGTATATAAGGGATCTTCCACTCCGACATCCCATATATCTTCACAAATGGTGATAGCTATTTTCTTTCCTTTAAAATCAGCAACTGACCAGCTTTTTGCGGGTTCAAAATATCTGTATTCATCAAAGACATCATAAGTTGGCAACAAGGTTTTATGTTGTATAAATTGAATTTTGCCTTCATCCAACAGATAAGCGGAATTAAATAAATGTTTTCCTTTCAAATCCGGATTGACACAAGGGGCCCCGACTATGATCCCGATATCATGGGACACGGTGCATAGTTTTTCAATACATTCATTAGAAAGTCGGATAAAATCATCAAATTCCAGAAAATCTCTGGGCGGGTAGCCGCAGGTAGCCAACTCACTAAAGCATATCAGGTCAGACCCTTCCGCTTTTGCCTTAGAGATTGCATCCAGCATTTTATTCAGATTACCCTCAAAATTGCCAATATGATAATCCAGTTGTGCAATACTTATTTTCATTTATTTATTTTTATTAACCCACATCAGGTGGGATGATTTCACTAAATTCGCTATTTTGCCAAACTCCAATTTTACCAAGTTTTTCTTTCATCCATCATAGTTGTTGTTTTATAATTTTGTTTACTTCGTCTGATTTATTTAGTATCATTAAATGTCCTCCGTTTTTCACATTCATGTTGCAATTTACAAAACTCAAAGGTAAAATTCTGTCATTTGTTCCGTGAATATGAAATATATTTTTAATCTTCGTTTGGTTTTTCCACCGAGCAACTTTGTCAACAGCCCACTTTAAAAAAGTCGGGTCGGTGTCAATAAGAATTTGGTCTAAAAGCTGTTTTTCAAATGTTGAACTTATCCCAAAAAACCAGTTTGTAATAAAGTTTGAACTTTTTAAAAGTCTTGTTGGTATAATTTTGTGAAGTCTTATTTGTCCAGCAAAACGGTAGTAAAATGGAATTTCATTCTTTGCTTTGACAGAAGATATCAAAATCACCTTTTCGGTGTCAATTTGTTTAGCCACTTCAACTGCAATAATTCCACCGAACGAAAGTCCAATTAAAGTTGGTTTTGTTGTTGTGATTTGGTCAAGAAGTTGTTTTGCGTAATGTTCAATAGTTTCATTGTCTTGTGGAAGAATCCATTTAATAAAAGTTGTCTTGAAGTCAGAAAAGTCAAGTTTTTGAAAAACTCTTTCGTCTGCTCCAAGTCCGCTAAATATGTAAAGTTCTTTTGTCAACTTGATGAAATTTGCTTATAACTTTCGTTTTTTTTAAACCTATTGAAACAATGAATTCTGGAAAAGCACGAAAATATTTTATTTCCTAAAAATTTATTGCGTTTATAAAGTACAACAATGATAAAAATGTCTTAAAGTTGAAAGAAACAATCTTTTTGAAATGTCAAAGATGTAAATTTGTTCGTTTAATACTATTCCAATCAATACTAAAATTACCAAATTATGGCTTACGGCTTAAGAATCACTTTTTTGATTATTTTTATTTTCGGATTGAATATCTTAAAAGGACAGGAAAATGCAGACACTATTCTGTATCCCGGCAAAGATTTTAGTCTGGAAGGTGCACTTGAATTGTTTAAGTTATCTTCATCACCGGAAGATTTTGAAAGCAGGCTGAATGATGAAAACAGCGAAGTAAATAATCTGGATCTGAATGAAGACGGGGATGTGGATTATATTCATGTGACCAATAAAGTCAAAGGGGATGTACATTTATTGATACTCAGTACCTATATTTCAGAAAAAGAAGTTCAGGATATCGCTGTGATACAAATAGAAAAAACCGGGAGCAATGAGGCAATGATACAGATTATCGGCGATAAAGATTTGTACGAAGGTGAAGTCATGGCGGAACCATATGAAGAAAATCAGGAAGAAAAGACAAAAAATGATGATGAGGTCTTTGACAGAAATAAAAAACAGGTAGTTGTAAATGTATGGACCTGGCCAAGTATCACGTACATTTATGCCAAAGGATATAAGCCCTGGATTTCACCCTGGAGATACAATTATTATCCGCCGGTGTGGAGACCACGGAGACCTTTGCCTTTCCTGCAGCATCGTGTACGAGTCTATAAGTATAAGTCATTCTACAGCATTTCGCCTGTTTACAGAATTCCGGTTGCCCAAAAAATGTACCGCCCCATCAGACGAACTTCAGTAACTGTTGTCAAAAGAAATGCTGTCATTAAAAAATCTGTAAGGACCGAAAGAGGGGGTAAAAAAAGAATTAACAGAAGTCGGAGAAACTGAATAACAAAAAATTATTGGTAAAATATTTGCCAAAAGAAATTAGAGTACTATATTTGCGCTCGCTTTTGAAGAAGGGCGTAAATACAGATAGGGAGATTAGCTCAGTTGGTTCAGAGCACCTCGTTTACACCGAGGGGGTCGGGGGTTCGAGCCCCTCATCTCCCACAAAACAAAGAAGCAGTTATGAAGTCATTCGTAACTGCTTTTTTTATTACCTCCCACTTTTCTACATCTGCCTCTTAACCATTATTAAGTCCTATGAATTATAAAGATATCCAAGTTGACCTGATTCATACAATATGCAGGCAGGCATCAGATGCTATCATATCTGTGTATAATCAATTAATTCGATCAGATATCGGATACAAATCAGATAATAGTCCTGTTACTCAGGCAGATTTACTTTCAGACGATATTATCAGAAAAGGATTGCAGTCATTATATCCGGATATTCCTGTTATCTCAGAAGAAGGAGAGATTCCAGAATATAAAATCCGAAAGAACTGGGAGCAAATCTGGATGGTAGATCCGCTTGATGGGACAACGGGATTTATAAAAAAAACAGGCGAGTTTGCTATTAATATTGCGTTCATTCACAAAAACAACTCTTGTGCAGGGTTTATTTTTACCCCGACAGATGGCAATTTGTATTATGCTATTAAAGATCAGGGAGCATTTTTAATAAGAGATAACAAAGCTATTCAATTAAGAGCCCGTACATTCAAGTTCAATGATCCGGGTTTGCGGGTGTTGGTCAGCAGACACCATCAGGAATCCGGCACATCAGAATGGATACACTCGCTCAATCATCCTGAAATCATCATTAGTGGCGGTTCTAAAAAATTTGTTCAGATAGCATCCGGGGAAGCAGATTATTATCCCAGAATGACTCAACTAATGGAATGGGATACTGCTGCAGGTCAGATCATCATTGAAGAATCCGGTGGAAAATTTATCAATGCTTCCAATGGTGAAAAAATTTCTTACAACTCCATAGACCTGAGGAACCCTGCATTTATTGCCAGCGGAAATGTACTCAATTCGTTGTTTCAACGTAATTATTTTTAAACCTATCCGGATTTTAAGCATTACCTTTGAGTAATTTATTACTTCGTACAAAAGTCATTTCTTACAGAATGAAATTTTATGTAATCATATTATTTTTGTTTTCCAACATCATTTTAATGGTAGCTCAGCCCCCTATTTGTGGCTCAACACCTGCTATGACTCCATTTTGTGCCAATGCCTGTATTATTTGTGATATTAACGGTTTCAGGGGAATCAACAACAGTACTGTCACAGGTCAGGCTCCCCCGGGATTTTGTACTTCTTTTGTTCATCATATGCAATGGATAGGATTTATTGCCGGCAGTACCAATCTTAGATTGGAAGTTTTTGTTTTTAATTGTCGGTCAAACAACGGTCTGGAAATCGGATTGTACGAAGGAATAGATTGCCAGAATTTCAGAAGAGTTAGTGAGTGTGATACGGATGTTCGTCCAAATCAGCGAAGAGTATTTGAAAATACAGTTCCCTTGACTATTGGTCAATATTATTATCTCGTCATGGATGGAAGTGCGAATGATGTCTGCAATTATGATATCACGGTTTTGCAAGGTAGCACACAAGTTGCACCACTCACTTCTGCAGCTGTAATTGATATACCGGATGAAATATGTGCTGTGAATAACTTTGAATTAAAAACTTCCGGAATCCCGGGAGCTACAATATATGAATGGTCAATTGACGGAGCATTTTTCAATCAAGGAACAAAGGTTTTACATACTTTTGAAAAACCAGGAACATACAATATCTGCCTGAAAGCTTCCAATGTCTGTAACAGTGCTCCGGAATCCTGTAAAATGATTCTTGTAAAACCAACCATTAGAACAACACTTAAATATGAAATTTGCAACGAAGATTGTTATTTTTATAATGGTCAATCGTATTGTGAAACAGGTGTTTATGAAGTTACTTTTCCTGCTTCAAACGGATGTGATAGTATAGTGGAATTGGATATTATCAAAAAAGAAGAAATCTTTGGTCAGTTCCAAACGTATATTTGTGAGGGAGACACACTTTTTTTAGGAACAGGAAAGTTTTTTACACAAGGTAATCACATGGCTTTTATACAAAATGAAGATGGATGCAAGATTAATCTTTCACTAAATCTTAAATTGATTCCTTGTACGATTTTAAGCACACAGGAAGTAGTAAACGTAAATTGTTATGCAGAAAAAAACGGTCAGGTAAAATTCAGAATAACACAGGGAGAGCCCCCTTTTAAATATACTGTCAGAAAATTAGAAAATGCTTCTTTTGAAAAAAACGGAACTATTGATTCGGGTGGGTTGATAATAGAAATAAATAATCTCGATGAAGGGAATTATCAGGTATTTGTGGAAGATTTGTATGGAAACTACGCTGTTTTTCAAGCTTTTGTTAGTCAACCTTCAGAACTCAAACTAAGCACAACCAGCACCATCCTTGAAGGTTATAATATTTCCTGTTTTGAAGGTAGTGACGGACAAGTTATACTGAATGCGGAAGGTGGTATTTCGCCTTATTTATATTTTTTAAATGACGTATCCGGTACAGCCAAAAGAAACAATCTGACAGCTGGAGTTTATACAAGCAAGGTAGTGGACGATCATGGCTGTGTACGCACAAGAGATATTGTTTTAACACAGCCTGAAAAGATAAAGGCAGATATCAGTTATGAGCATCCCGACTGTTCAGGGCCTGAAACCGGGAGCATCTTACTGAGTGAAATCTCCGGTGGAGTACAACCTTTTCGCTTGTTTCTAAATGAAAATAATTCGCAAAATTCCCTTAATTTTTCCAATCTCTCCGAAGGAAGTTATCAGGTAAAGATTGTAGATAAAAACGGATGTGAAACAATAGAAAATGTGAACCTGAAGGCACTTAAAATTGCAAATGTTGAAGTATCATCAGAGTATAATATTGAATTGGGTGATTCTGTACTTCTGGATTTAAAAACTGATTCTGATATTGCCGGTATATCCTGGTTTCCTATCGAGGGACTTTCCTGTATTGATTGTGTTACACCAACTTCTTCTATCCGTAATGACATCATTTATAGCGTAAAGGTGCTTTCTTCAGATGGGTGTATCACTGAAAGAAAAATAATGATCAATGTTATTAAGGACCGTACATTTGTGATCAGTAATATACACAATAGAAATTCAGAAGTTAACAATAAAAATATCAGATACCTTACTACAAAAGGAGCAGAAAGTATCTTGCTTTTTGAGATTTATGACCGTTGGGGAAATATGATCTTTAAAGATCAAAACTTAGCTGCCGGACTTCATGATGTTCCTTTTGAATATAACTTTCATGGAAATTATTTAAGCACGGGAGTGTATGTATATAAAGCAATTGTCCATTATCTGGATGATATAAATATTTCATATAGCGGTACACTGACTGTCTTAGATTAAAATCAATTTCATTTCAATTTAAAATATTTTCTTTCAATTGAATAACACAAAAGTTAAAATACTGATTATCCAAACCGCTTTCATTGGTGATGTCATTCTGGCTACCGCTATACTTGAAAAACTACATAAACATTTTCCGGATGCAGTACTGGATATTCTGATAAAAAAAGGAAATGAAAGTCTTTTTCAGAATCATCCATACCTGAATAAAATTTGGGTTTTGGAAAAATCAAAGAATAAATTCACCTGCACTGCGAAACTGATTTTGGAAATCAGAAAACAATCTTTTGATAAAGTGATCAATCTGCACAGGTTTTTTTCAAGTGGTTTGATTACGGTTTTGTCCAATGCAAAAATGACTTTTGGATTTGATAAAAATCCGCTTTCTTTTTTCTTTTCTAAAACAGTGCCCCATCAGATTTCAGAGAAAAAAAATTCTGTTCATGAGATTCAAAGAAATCAGAATCTGATATCGATTTTTACCGATAATATTCCCGAAAAACCGGTATTGTATCCTTCAGAATCCGATTTTCAGGTTCTTGCAAACCATAAATTATTAAAACCTTATGTTTGTATATCACCGGCATCTGTCTGGTTTACCAAACAATGGCCTTCTGAAAAGTGGATTCAATTGATTCAAAAACTGGATTCAGAAATAACAATCTTTTTATTAGGTTCTGGAAATGATCTGCAATTGTGTAACGATATTGCTGAAAAATCAGGGTCAAAAAAAGTGAGGGTTCTTGCCGGTAAACTATCTTTACTTCAGTCTGCGGCACTCGTGAAAACTGCTGAAATGAATTATGTAAATGATTCAGGACCTTTACATCTTTGCTCAGCCGTTAATGCTCCTGTTACGGCTATTTTTTGTTCTACTGTACCGGAATTCGGTTTTGGACCATTATCAGATCATTCACACATTGCCCAGACAGATCATGTGTTGAAATGCCGTCCTTGTAGTTTACACGGCAGAAAAAGCTGTCCTGAAGGTCATTTTAAATGTGCAGAAATCGAAATTGATAAAATACATATCGTAAAATCAAAAGTTTGATTTTGCCTTGTCTTGTCGTAATAAATGTCTGAAAGGATCTTCCCAACTATCGTAGATATATAACT
The genomic region above belongs to Saprospiraceae bacterium and contains:
- a CDS encoding glycosyltransferase family 9 protein, with protein sequence MNNTKVKILIIQTAFIGDVILATAILEKLHKHFPDAVLDILIKKGNESLFQNHPYLNKIWVLEKSKNKFTCTAKLILEIRKQSFDKVINLHRFFSSGLITVLSNAKMTFGFDKNPLSFFFSKTVPHQISEKKNSVHEIQRNQNLISIFTDNIPEKPVLYPSESDFQVLANHKLLKPYVCISPASVWFTKQWPSEKWIQLIQKLDSEITIFLLGSGNDLQLCNDIAEKSGSKKVRVLAGKLSLLQSAALVKTAEMNYVNDSGPLHLCSAVNAPVTAIFCSTVPEFGFGPLSDHSHIAQTDHVLKCRPCSLHGRKSCPEGHFKCAEIEIDKIHIVKSKV
- a CDS encoding alpha/beta hydrolase; the encoded protein is MTKELYIFSGLGADERVFQKLDFSDFKTTFIKWILPQDNETIEHYAKQLLDQITTTKPTLIGLSFGGIIAVEVAKQIDTEKVILISSVKAKNEIPFYYRFAGQIRLHKIIPTRLLKSSNFITNWFFGISSTFEKQLLDQILIDTDPTFLKWAVDKVARWKNQTKIKNIFHIHGTNDRILPLSFVNCNMNVKNGGHLMILNKSDEVNKIIKQQL
- a CDS encoding NAD+ synthase — translated: MKISIAQLDYHIGNFEGNLNKMLDAISKAKAEGSDLICFSELATCGYPPRDFLEFDDFIRLSNECIEKLCTVSHDIGIIVGAPCVNPDLKGKHLFNSAYLLDEGKIQFIQHKTLLPTYDVFDEYRYFEPAKSWSVADFKGKKIAITICEDIWDVGVEDPLYTIIPLDEMMSEKPDFIVNVSASPFHYNQATNRIHIVKANVARYGIPMFYINHCGAQTELIFDGGSLVVSQDGKVYDELPYFEECVRHYKLDEVITGGKENESEKIKIKLIHDALVMGIGDYFRKLGFTKAVLGLSGGIDSAVTAVLAARALGAENVRVLLMPSQFSSDHSVDDAVQLAKNLDMPYDIIPIKDVFDAFMEKLDPMFEGTSFNVTEENIQARIRGILNMAISNKFGNILLNTTNKSEMAVGYGTLYGDLCGGLSVLGDVYKTEVYDLARYMNKDGEVIPLNSIIKPPSAELRPNQKDSDSLPDYDILDTILYQYVEKRKGPQEIIEMGFDAALVRRILRLVNINEFKRYQTAPVLRVSSKAFGMGRRMPIVGKYLN
- the cysQ gene encoding 3'(2'),5'-bisphosphate nucleotidase CysQ, with the translated sequence MNYKDIQVDLIHTICRQASDAIISVYNQLIRSDIGYKSDNSPVTQADLLSDDIIRKGLQSLYPDIPVISEEGEIPEYKIRKNWEQIWMVDPLDGTTGFIKKTGEFAINIAFIHKNNSCAGFIFTPTDGNLYYAIKDQGAFLIRDNKAIQLRARTFKFNDPGLRVLVSRHHQESGTSEWIHSLNHPEIIISGGSKKFVQIASGEADYYPRMTQLMEWDTAAGQIIIEESGGKFINASNGEKISYNSIDLRNPAFIASGNVLNSLFQRNYF